A stretch of the Paenibacillus dendritiformis genome encodes the following:
- a CDS encoding TatD family hydrolase, whose protein sequence is MLFDTHTHLDNEAFDADREEIIARAYEQGVTKMVNVGFNRETIPTTMALAEKYEFIYAAVGWHPTDAITMKPEDMQWIADLTQHEKVVAIGEIGLDYHWDTSPKDVQQRVFREQIGLARELKLPIIIHNREAHEDVVRILREEKASEVGGIMHSFSGSWETAKMCLDMGFYISFGGPITFKNAKQPKEVLVRIPNDRLLVETDSPYLTPHPFRGKRNESAYVRLVAEAAAELKGMEFEEICRMTTENALTCFDIQ, encoded by the coding sequence ATGCTATTTGATACGCACACCCATTTAGATAATGAAGCCTTTGACGCCGACCGGGAGGAGATCATCGCCCGAGCCTATGAGCAGGGAGTCACGAAAATGGTAAACGTCGGGTTCAACCGGGAGACGATTCCGACGACGATGGCCTTGGCGGAGAAATACGAGTTTATATACGCGGCTGTGGGCTGGCATCCCACCGATGCCATCACGATGAAGCCCGAGGACATGCAGTGGATTGCCGATCTGACACAGCATGAGAAGGTAGTTGCCATCGGGGAGATCGGGCTTGACTACCATTGGGACACTTCCCCCAAGGATGTGCAGCAGCGCGTGTTCCGGGAACAAATCGGGCTTGCCCGCGAGTTGAAGCTGCCGATTATAATTCATAACCGCGAGGCACATGAGGATGTCGTCCGGATTTTGCGCGAGGAGAAGGCCAGCGAGGTCGGCGGCATCATGCACTCGTTCTCCGGAAGCTGGGAGACGGCTAAAATGTGCCTTGACATGGGGTTTTATATCTCATTTGGAGGGCCGATTACGTTCAAGAATGCCAAGCAGCCGAAGGAAGTGCTTGTCCGTATCCCGAATGACCGCCTGCTGGTCGAGACGGACTCCCCATATTTAACGCCGCATCCATTTCGAGGAAAGCGGAATGAGTCCGCATATGTTCGTCTCGTTGCTGAAGCGGCGGCTGAATTGAAAGGAATGGAATTTGAAGAAATTTGCAGAATGACGACTGAAAATGCTTTGACATGTTTTGACATACAATGA
- a CDS encoding 3D domain-containing protein, which yields MGQLVQDETHEPRSSSMSLAMRWKHENVRIVSVIIVMAVVITLIAVLFQYSASKKTLSVYVDGREEALVTRESMLRDVLDEHAIAVGAHDVVSKPLDSEIADGDRVIIERAKPVNIVMAGKKATHYTTKKSVNEALIALNIPVKAEDKVIPKKETAVSENMDIRIIDVRKNVEERKVKVPFRTVKKADPSLAKGKTKTVQKGQEGLVIQKIEKVYEDGKLVYSKMVDKKVKTKQVNQIVAYGTKKEPEVAVLSASGGNLSNGSLDFNYKKVLKNVELTAYTEQEGSAGSKTASGAIVSEGRTIAVDPDVIPLGWWVYIEGIGFRRAEDTGGAVKGNIIDVYFDSSSTVRKFGRKHGYTVYVIGPVKPELN from the coding sequence GTGGGACAGCTCGTTCAAGACGAAACCCATGAACCCCGATCATCCAGCATGTCGCTCGCAATGCGATGGAAGCATGAAAATGTTCGTATCGTCTCTGTCATCATCGTTATGGCGGTTGTAATTACCTTGATAGCCGTATTATTTCAGTACAGCGCGTCCAAGAAGACCCTGTCCGTCTATGTGGATGGACGGGAAGAAGCTTTGGTAACCCGGGAATCGATGCTGCGCGATGTTTTGGATGAGCACGCGATAGCCGTTGGGGCCCATGATGTGGTATCGAAGCCGTTGGATTCGGAAATCGCCGATGGTGATCGGGTCATCATCGAGCGCGCCAAGCCGGTCAATATCGTGATGGCCGGCAAGAAAGCGACGCACTACACCACAAAGAAATCAGTGAATGAAGCATTGATCGCATTGAATATACCCGTCAAAGCGGAGGATAAGGTCATCCCTAAGAAAGAGACCGCCGTATCGGAAAATATGGACATCCGGATTATCGATGTCCGCAAAAATGTCGAGGAGCGAAAAGTAAAGGTTCCGTTCCGGACAGTAAAGAAAGCCGATCCGAGCTTGGCGAAGGGCAAGACGAAGACGGTGCAAAAAGGCCAGGAAGGCCTGGTGATCCAGAAGATCGAGAAGGTATACGAGGACGGCAAGCTCGTGTATTCCAAAATGGTGGACAAAAAGGTAAAGACGAAACAAGTGAACCAAATCGTTGCTTACGGCACCAAAAAAGAGCCGGAAGTCGCCGTACTGTCCGCCAGCGGGGGGAACCTGTCGAACGGAAGCCTTGATTTCAACTATAAAAAAGTGCTCAAAAACGTAGAGCTGACCGCCTATACCGAACAGGAGGGCTCTGCAGGCTCGAAGACGGCATCCGGGGCCATCGTCTCCGAAGGCCGCACCATCGCCGTCGATCCGGATGTCATACCGCTCGGCTGGTGGGTGTACATTGAAGGCATCGGATTCCGCCGCGCCGAAGATACCGGCGGCGCAGTCAAGGGGAACATCATTGATGTCTACTTCGACAGCAGCAGCACCGTCCGCAAATTCGGCCGCAAGCACGGATACACGGTGTACGTTATCGGTCCGGTGAAGCCGGAATTGAATTAG
- the rnmV gene encoding ribonuclease M5 — protein sequence MIREVIVVEGKDDTVAIQRAVEADTIETGGSAVSEMTIRRIALAQERRGVIIFTDPDHAGERIRKKITERIPGCKHAFLPRHEAIAKGDLGVENASPEAIRAALAQVRTEMPQADAELEWADLVEAGLTIQTGAAERRNRLGEILGIGYCNAKQLLKRCRMFQIGRAEFETALARLDEQEASAHIVTGTEGERQNEQAFD from the coding sequence GTGATTCGAGAAGTGATTGTAGTGGAAGGGAAAGATGATACCGTAGCCATCCAGCGGGCCGTGGAAGCCGATACGATCGAGACGGGAGGCTCGGCCGTCAGCGAGATGACGATACGGCGCATCGCCCTGGCGCAGGAACGGCGGGGAGTCATCATATTTACCGATCCGGATCATGCCGGGGAACGGATTCGGAAGAAGATCACGGAGCGGATCCCTGGCTGCAAGCACGCCTTCTTGCCGCGGCATGAAGCGATAGCCAAGGGGGATCTTGGCGTGGAGAACGCCTCCCCGGAGGCGATTCGGGCGGCGCTGGCCCAAGTCAGGACCGAGATGCCGCAGGCCGATGCAGAGCTTGAGTGGGCCGATTTGGTGGAAGCGGGCCTCACCATCCAGACGGGAGCGGCGGAACGCCGGAACCGGCTGGGGGAGATTCTCGGCATCGGATATTGCAATGCGAAGCAGCTGCTGAAGCGATGCCGCATGTTCCAGATCGGCCGGGCGGAATTCGAGACGGCGCTGGCCAGACTGGACGAGCAGGAGGCTTCTGCACATATCGTAACGGGTACGGAAGGAGAACGACAGAATGAACAAGCCTTCGATTGA
- the rsmA gene encoding 16S rRNA (adenine(1518)-N(6)/adenine(1519)-N(6))-dimethyltransferase RsmA: MNKPSIDIATPSRTKEIVRKHGFAFKKSLGQNFLVDMNIMRRIVDAAELDSRTGALEIGPGIGALTEQLAQQAGQVAAVEIDQRLIPILGEVLEPYPNVRVVHGDVLKVDLGELFREQFHAMDKVSVVANLPYYVTTPILMKLLEERLPLKNIVVMIQKEVAERMAAQPGTKDYGSLSAAVQYFSEPQLVCTVPPSVFIPQPNVESAVIKLRIREQPPVEARDEALLFEVIQGAFAQRRKTLWNNMKAKYATALGTDLLSQAFADADIDPNRRGETLSLQEFARFSNVLHERFKDGKDAASPKQ; encoded by the coding sequence ATGAACAAGCCTTCGATTGATATCGCAACGCCATCGAGGACGAAGGAGATTGTGCGCAAGCACGGATTTGCATTTAAGAAGAGCCTAGGCCAAAATTTTTTGGTCGATATGAATATTATGCGGCGTATCGTCGACGCAGCCGAACTCGACAGCAGGACAGGCGCGTTGGAAATCGGGCCGGGAATTGGAGCCTTGACGGAGCAGCTGGCTCAGCAGGCGGGTCAAGTGGCGGCAGTGGAGATCGATCAGCGCCTGATTCCGATTCTGGGCGAAGTGCTGGAGCCCTATCCGAATGTGCGGGTGGTTCACGGAGACGTGCTTAAGGTCGATCTGGGCGAGTTATTCCGGGAACAGTTCCACGCCATGGACAAGGTCAGCGTCGTAGCGAATCTGCCTTACTACGTGACGACCCCGATTTTGATGAAGCTGCTGGAGGAACGGCTCCCGCTCAAAAATATCGTCGTCATGATTCAGAAGGAGGTGGCCGAACGGATGGCGGCCCAACCCGGAACGAAGGATTACGGGAGCTTGAGCGCGGCGGTCCAATACTTCAGCGAGCCGCAGCTGGTATGCACCGTGCCTCCCTCCGTATTTATTCCGCAGCCGAATGTGGAGTCGGCCGTCATCAAGCTGCGCATCCGCGAGCAGCCGCCGGTAGAGGCGAGGGACGAAGCGCTCCTGTTCGAGGTCATCCAGGGGGCCTTCGCTCAGCGGAGAAAGACCCTGTGGAACAATATGAAGGCCAAATACGCCACGGCATTGGGAACGGATCTGCTGAGCCAGGCGTTCGCGGATGCCGATATCGATCCGAACCGCCGTGGAGAGACACTGTCGCTGCAAGAATTTGCCCGGTTCAGCAATGTGCTTCATGAGCGGTTCAAGGACGGGAAGGATGCCGCATCGCCAAAACAATGA
- the yabG gene encoding sporulation peptidase YabG, which yields MKQGDLVVRKSYGGDITFRVETVHRDEAIIKGTDYRLIADSPVHDLVRVPESTVKRRTRQAHIKMLQSVEALEEKNRRQTERQQAEISMADPVHSSAYFEMPGKVLHLDGDPNYLQKSMAIYRQLRVPAEGHYVTEANMADALYRLLPVVQPDIVVLTGHDGVLKQLKQRDLYNLQSYKNSQNFVNAVHIARQFERHLDLMTIVAGACQSHFEALLQAGANFASSPGRIMIHALDPVYVAVRASYTPVKDTVKIAEISPHTMSGIDGVGGIETRGSYRIGMPKWKDLSTLKVTPSVI from the coding sequence ATGAAGCAAGGAGATTTGGTTGTACGCAAGTCCTATGGCGGCGATATTACGTTCCGTGTGGAGACGGTCCATCGAGACGAGGCAATCATCAAGGGCACGGATTACCGCCTCATCGCCGACTCGCCGGTTCATGATCTGGTGAGAGTGCCTGAGTCGACCGTGAAGCGGCGGACACGCCAAGCTCATATCAAGATGCTGCAGTCGGTGGAAGCGCTCGAGGAGAAGAACAGGAGACAGACGGAACGGCAGCAGGCCGAAATCTCAATGGCTGACCCGGTCCATTCATCGGCTTATTTCGAAATGCCCGGCAAGGTGTTACACTTGGACGGAGATCCGAATTATTTGCAGAAAAGCATGGCGATCTATCGTCAGCTGCGGGTGCCTGCGGAGGGTCATTACGTGACCGAAGCGAATATGGCAGACGCGTTGTACCGGCTGCTGCCGGTGGTCCAGCCCGACATCGTCGTGCTGACAGGCCATGACGGCGTTCTCAAGCAGCTGAAGCAGCGCGATCTCTACAATCTGCAAAGCTACAAAAACTCCCAGAACTTCGTCAATGCCGTTCACATTGCCAGGCAGTTCGAACGCCATCTCGATCTGATGACGATTGTGGCGGGTGCATGCCAATCCCATTTTGAAGCGCTGCTTCAGGCGGGGGCCAACTTCGCCAGCTCACCCGGGCGGATTATGATTCACGCGCTTGATCCGGTCTATGTAGCGGTCAGGGCCTCCTACACCCCGGTCAAAGACACGGTGAAGATCGCGGAGATTTCGCCTCATACGATGTCGGGAATCGATGGGGTCGGCGGGATTGAGACGAGAGGAAGCTACCGGATCGGCATGCCGAAATGGAAGGATTTATCGACTTTGAAGGTTACACCGTCCGTTATTTGA
- the veg gene encoding biofilm formation stimulator Veg, with protein sequence MARNALFEIRRCLEAHVGQKIMLRANGGRRKTIERTGVLEETYPSVFIVKLDQDQNAFKRVSYSYADILTDTVEVTVCAENGEMKIEYVRG encoded by the coding sequence ATGGCGAGAAACGCGCTGTTTGAAATTCGACGCTGTCTTGAAGCTCATGTAGGGCAGAAGATTATGCTTCGTGCGAATGGAGGCCGTCGTAAGACAATCGAACGCACGGGCGTGTTAGAAGAGACCTACCCTTCTGTATTTATTGTCAAGTTGGACCAGGATCAGAACGCGTTCAAGCGTGTATCCTACAGCTATGCAGATATATTAACCGATACGGTCGAAGTAACCGTATGCGCCGAGAACGGCGAGATGAAGATTGAATATGTTCGCGGCTAA
- a CDS encoding small, acid-soluble spore protein, alpha/beta type encodes MGRRRRSGFMSEELKTELAKDLGFYDTVQEYGWGAIRAKDAGDMVKRAIQLAEQAAAKKS; translated from the coding sequence ATGGGCCGGAGAAGACGCAGCGGCTTCATGTCCGAGGAGTTGAAGACGGAGCTGGCCAAAGACCTGGGCTTCTATGACACCGTTCAGGAGTACGGGTGGGGTGCCATTCGTGCCAAGGACGCCGGGGATATGGTCAAGCGTGCCATTCAACTTGCCGAGCAAGCGGCAGCCAAGAAATCATGA
- the ispE gene encoding 4-(cytidine 5'-diphospho)-2-C-methyl-D-erythritol kinase, producing MKVYEKAPAKINLLLDVLRKRSDGYHEVEMVMTMVDLADRLEMEELPRDTIIISSQAGFIPLDEKNLAFQAAKLIKERYEVKQGVYIHLDKKIPVAAGLAGGSSDAAAALRGLNRLWRLGIPDEELQALGAELGSDVPFCVTGGTAIASGRGERLQPIANPPQCWVILAKPPINVSTADIYGRLRADRIKEHPSLAAMVQAIDGHDFYGVCRSLGNVLEDVTLPLYPEVQQLKDAMVKLGADGVLMSGSGPTVFGLVSRESKIARIYNGLRGFCKEVYAVRLLGSRQGS from the coding sequence GTGAAGGTATACGAGAAAGCGCCGGCCAAAATCAATTTGCTGCTGGATGTGCTGAGAAAACGCAGCGACGGTTACCACGAAGTAGAGATGGTCATGACGATGGTCGATTTGGCGGATCGTCTCGAGATGGAGGAACTGCCGCGCGACACCATTATCATTTCCAGCCAGGCCGGCTTCATTCCGCTGGATGAGAAGAACCTGGCGTTCCAGGCGGCGAAGCTGATTAAGGAACGGTATGAAGTGAAGCAGGGCGTATATATTCACCTGGATAAAAAAATCCCCGTCGCCGCCGGATTGGCGGGGGGCAGCAGCGACGCGGCGGCGGCCTTGCGGGGTCTGAACCGGCTGTGGCGCCTCGGCATCCCGGATGAGGAACTGCAAGCGCTCGGGGCGGAGCTCGGCTCGGACGTTCCCTTCTGCGTCACCGGAGGTACGGCCATTGCGAGCGGGAGAGGAGAGCGGCTGCAGCCGATAGCCAATCCGCCGCAGTGTTGGGTTATTCTGGCCAAGCCGCCGATCAATGTGTCCACCGCGGATATTTACGGCCGCTTGCGCGCCGATAGAATTAAGGAACATCCCTCATTGGCCGCTATGGTACAGGCCATCGACGGGCATGACTTCTATGGGGTATGCCGCTCGCTCGGGAATGTGCTGGAGGACGTGACCCTGCCTCTGTATCCGGAGGTGCAGCAGCTGAAGGACGCGATGGTGAAGCTTGGCGCCGACGGCGTCCTGATGTCCGGCAGCGGGCCAACCGTATTCGGCCTTGTCTCGAGAGAGTCGAAGATAGCGAGAATTTATAACGGATTGAGAGGCTTCTGCAAGGAAGTCTATGCGGTCCGCCTGCTCGGTTCGCGACAGGGGAGCTGA
- the purR gene encoding pur operon repressor, with amino-acid sequence MKKMKRSARLVEMTQYLMTKPHTLIPLTTFAERYGAAKSSISEDLAIIKEVLEEEGTGELLTLAGAAGGVKFMPKCGPDKALPVIEELCTVMEQPDRVLPGGYFYITDILGQPALMNDIGRMFASAFAGREIDVVMTVETKGIPIAYATAAHLNLPVVLVRRDHVVTEGSAVSINYVSGSHKSIHTMTLARRALKERSRVLIVDDFMRAGGTVHGMIELLHEFNAMVAGVGVLVESEDVPKEERLLHDYVSLVRVGTKDPGGRQLVVQPGNYFDGMK; translated from the coding sequence ATGAAAAAAATGAAGCGCAGCGCCCGCTTGGTTGAAATGACGCAATACTTGATGACGAAGCCTCATACGCTCATTCCACTCACGACCTTCGCTGAACGCTATGGTGCGGCCAAGTCGTCCATCAGCGAAGATCTCGCGATTATCAAGGAAGTGCTCGAAGAGGAAGGGACGGGGGAACTGCTAACCCTTGCCGGAGCGGCCGGAGGCGTGAAGTTCATGCCGAAGTGCGGTCCAGACAAGGCTCTTCCGGTCATCGAGGAATTATGCACCGTCATGGAGCAGCCTGATCGCGTACTGCCCGGCGGTTATTTCTACATCACCGATATACTCGGCCAACCGGCGCTCATGAATGATATCGGACGCATGTTCGCTTCCGCATTCGCAGGGCGGGAGATCGACGTCGTCATGACGGTAGAGACGAAGGGGATTCCTATCGCCTACGCAACGGCGGCGCATCTCAATCTGCCGGTGGTGCTGGTGCGCCGGGACCATGTCGTCACGGAAGGATCGGCTGTCAGCATCAATTACGTATCCGGTTCGCATAAGAGCATTCATACCATGACCCTGGCCCGGCGGGCGCTGAAGGAGCGATCGCGCGTTTTGATCGTGGATGATTTCATGCGCGCGGGCGGAACGGTTCACGGCATGATCGAGCTGCTGCATGAGTTCAATGCGATGGTGGCCGGAGTCGGGGTCCTGGTCGAATCCGAAGACGTGCCGAAGGAAGAACGGCTGCTGCATGATTATGTGTCCTTGGTCCGGGTTGGAACGAAGGACCCAGGCGGCCGCCAGCTTGTTGTTCAGCCAGGCAATTATTTCGATGGAATGAAATAA
- a CDS encoding RidA family protein, protein MSEKIVPVATNEAPAAIGPYSQAVRWGELVFTSGQIPLTAEGQLVEGGIEEQTHQVFRNLKAVLEEAGTSLDKVLKATVFLKDMNQFAQINGIYEAYFGSHKPARSTVEVARLPKDVLVEIELIATI, encoded by the coding sequence ATGTCTGAAAAAATAGTTCCTGTAGCGACGAATGAGGCTCCTGCGGCGATCGGTCCCTATTCCCAAGCGGTGCGATGGGGCGAGCTTGTATTTACCTCCGGTCAAATACCGTTGACTGCGGAGGGCCAGCTCGTCGAGGGCGGTATTGAGGAGCAGACCCATCAAGTATTCCGCAATCTGAAGGCCGTGCTGGAGGAGGCAGGAACTTCTTTGGACAAGGTGCTCAAGGCGACCGTGTTCCTCAAGGATATGAATCAATTCGCTCAAATCAACGGGATTTACGAAGCTTATTTCGGATCCCATAAGCCGGCTCGCTCCACCGTAGAAGTGGCGCGGCTTCCCAAAGATGTGCTTGTCGAAATCGAACTGATCGCTACGATATAG
- the spoVG gene encoding septation regulator SpoVG, translating into MQITDVRLRRVNTEGRMKAIASITIDNEFVVHDIRVIDGNNGMFVAMPSKRTPDGEFRDIAHPISSATREKIQAAVLAEYERAATEEEVIEEGA; encoded by the coding sequence GTGCAAATTACTGATGTAAGACTCCGCCGCGTCAACACAGAGGGGAGAATGAAAGCAATCGCTTCCATTACGATCGACAATGAGTTTGTCGTTCACGACATTCGCGTTATCGATGGTAACAACGGCATGTTCGTTGCCATGCCAAGCAAACGGACGCCGGACGGCGAATTCCGCGATATTGCGCATCCGATTTCATCTGCAACACGCGAGAAAATTCAAGCTGCGGTACTGGCTGAATACGAGCGTGCGGCAACGGAAGAGGAAGTTATTGAAGAAGGCGCGTAA
- the glmU gene encoding bifunctional UDP-N-acetylglucosamine diphosphorylase/glucosamine-1-phosphate N-acetyltransferase GlmU, which produces MKRIAIVLAAGQGKRMKSKLYKVLHPVCGKPMVGHVLDAVEQVRCERTVVIVGHGAEAVQSYLGERAEFALQAEQLGTGHAVKQAKALLDGEKGTTLVICGDTPLVTSETLAQLMELHEGAQASATILTAELDQPAGYGRVVRGTDGSVMKIVEQKDCTPEEQRIREINTGTYCFDNKKLFAALEQITNHNAQQEYYLTDVIGILKSQGEIVQAYCTADEAESIGVNDRCALAEAERLMRERINKRHMVNGVTIIDPAHTYIEAGVRIGADTVIEPGTVLRGSTVIGEDCVIGPNSDVADSVIGDRVHVKQSVLQEAAVGSGSSIGPFAYLRPGAKLGEQVKVGDFVEIKNASLDDHAKVSHLSYIGDAKVGKNVNIGCGAITVNYDGHNKSVTEIGDDAFIGSNVNLIAPVKVGDGAYVVAGSTITHDIPAGDLAIARERQTNKPGYADKIRARAKAKKERNS; this is translated from the coding sequence TTGAAAAGAATAGCCATTGTGCTTGCCGCCGGACAAGGCAAACGCATGAAGTCTAAGCTCTATAAAGTGCTTCATCCGGTGTGCGGCAAACCGATGGTGGGCCATGTACTCGATGCGGTGGAGCAGGTGCGCTGCGAACGCACCGTTGTCATTGTGGGGCATGGCGCCGAAGCGGTTCAAAGCTATCTGGGCGAACGGGCAGAGTTCGCGCTCCAAGCCGAGCAGCTTGGGACAGGACATGCCGTGAAGCAAGCCAAGGCGCTTCTGGACGGGGAGAAGGGAACGACGCTCGTCATTTGCGGCGACACTCCGCTAGTCACTTCCGAGACGCTGGCGCAGCTCATGGAGCTTCATGAAGGCGCACAAGCGTCGGCAACGATTTTGACGGCTGAACTGGATCAGCCGGCCGGATACGGCCGCGTGGTCCGCGGAACAGACGGTTCGGTCATGAAAATTGTTGAGCAGAAGGACTGCACGCCGGAAGAACAGCGCATCCGGGAAATTAATACGGGAACGTATTGCTTCGACAATAAGAAGCTGTTCGCCGCATTGGAGCAAATTACGAACCATAATGCTCAGCAGGAATATTATTTGACCGACGTTATCGGTATTTTGAAATCGCAAGGGGAAATCGTGCAAGCGTATTGTACGGCGGACGAAGCCGAGTCCATTGGCGTCAATGATCGCTGCGCTCTCGCCGAGGCCGAGCGGCTGATGCGGGAACGGATCAACAAGCGCCATATGGTGAATGGCGTAACGATTATCGATCCGGCGCATACGTATATCGAAGCGGGCGTCCGGATTGGGGCGGATACCGTCATTGAGCCCGGCACGGTGCTGCGCGGCAGCACGGTCATCGGGGAAGATTGCGTGATCGGCCCGAACAGCGATGTGGCCGATTCGGTCATCGGCGATCGCGTGCACGTCAAGCAATCGGTCCTGCAGGAGGCGGCCGTCGGCAGCGGCAGCAGCATCGGTCCATTTGCGTACTTGCGTCCCGGCGCCAAGCTGGGAGAGCAGGTGAAGGTCGGCGATTTCGTAGAGATTAAGAATGCATCTCTGGACGATCATGCCAAAGTATCGCATTTAAGCTATATAGGGGATGCGAAGGTAGGGAAGAATGTCAATATTGGCTGCGGCGCGATTACCGTCAACTATGACGGACATAATAAGTCCGTTACCGAGATCGGAGACGACGCGTTCATTGGCAGCAACGTCAACCTGATCGCTCCGGTCAAGGTCGGCGATGGAGCGTATGTCGTCGCCGGATCAACCATTACGCATGATATCCCTGCCGGCGATCTCGCCATTGCCCGTGAGCGGCAGACGAATAAGCCGGGGTACGCGGACAAGATCCGCGCCCGCGCGAAGGCAAAAAAAGAGCGGAACTCCTAA
- a CDS encoding ribose-phosphate diphosphokinase — MTYCDSKLKIFTCNSNPKLAHQIAEYIGIPMGDAVTTSFSDGEIQIKLSESVRGCDVYVVQSTCDPVNDSLMELLVMVDALKRASAKSINVVIPYYGYARQDRKARSRDPITAKLVANLIETAGAHRVITMDLHATQIQGFFDIPVDHLLGVPILAQYFRSKQLENVVVVSPDHGGVVRARKLADFLNAPLAIIDKRRPEPNVSEVMNIIGDIKGKTAIIIDDIIDTAGTIVLGANALVKAGVKEVYACCTHPVLSGPAMERLENSPFKEVIVTDTIPIKHENPSSKLQVLSVAPLMGEAIIRVHEELSISKLFEIE, encoded by the coding sequence ATGACGTATTGTGATTCCAAGTTGAAAATATTCACTTGCAACTCCAATCCAAAATTGGCGCATCAAATCGCCGAGTACATCGGCATTCCTATGGGAGATGCCGTGACGACGAGCTTCAGCGACGGCGAGATTCAGATCAAGCTCTCCGAGAGCGTTCGCGGCTGCGACGTCTATGTCGTCCAGTCGACATGCGATCCGGTGAACGACAGTCTGATGGAGCTGCTTGTCATGGTCGACGCACTCAAGCGCGCGTCCGCCAAGAGCATTAACGTCGTCATTCCTTACTACGGCTACGCGAGACAAGATCGCAAGGCCCGTTCCCGCGATCCGATCACAGCGAAGCTGGTAGCCAATCTGATTGAGACGGCAGGCGCACATCGCGTCATTACCATGGATTTGCACGCAACACAGATTCAAGGATTTTTCGATATCCCGGTGGACCATTTGCTGGGAGTCCCGATCCTGGCCCAATACTTCCGCTCCAAGCAATTGGAAAATGTTGTGGTCGTATCGCCGGATCATGGCGGCGTCGTACGCGCCCGCAAGCTGGCTGACTTCTTGAATGCGCCGCTGGCGATTATCGATAAGCGCCGTCCGGAGCCGAACGTGAGCGAAGTCATGAACATTATCGGCGATATCAAAGGCAAAACCGCGATTATTATCGATGACATCATCGATACGGCGGGCACGATCGTGCTCGGAGCCAACGCGTTGGTGAAGGCGGGCGTCAAGGAAGTGTATGCTTGCTGCACGCACCCGGTCCTGTCCGGCCCAGCGATGGAACGATTGGAGAATTCACCGTTCAAAGAAGTGATTGTAACGGATACGATTCCAATCAAGCATGAGAATCCTTCCAGCAAATTGCAAGTGCTGTCGGTTGCTCCGTTAATGGGTGAAGCCATTATTCGCGTTCATGAAGAATTGTCCATCAGCAAGCTGTTCGAGATTGAATAA
- the pth gene encoding aminoacyl-tRNA hydrolase codes for MKWIVGLGNPGTQYASTRHNIGFMAIDRLAERHQIQVRDSKCKALIGEGRVGTEKIVLMKPMTYMNLSGEAVRAYMDYYKADPADLIVLYDDMDTELGKVRLRYQGSSGGHNGIKSLIQHLGTQSFNRVRMGISRPQPGREIVDYVLSPFAKAERDKLEEAIDKTCDAVEFALTHSFDQTMAKFNG; via the coding sequence TTGAAATGGATTGTAGGGCTCGGGAACCCGGGCACGCAGTACGCGTCCACGCGCCATAATATCGGCTTCATGGCGATTGACAGGCTGGCGGAGCGCCATCAGATTCAGGTGCGCGACAGCAAATGCAAAGCCCTGATTGGCGAAGGGCGCGTCGGCACGGAGAAAATCGTGCTGATGAAGCCGATGACCTATATGAATCTATCGGGCGAAGCGGTACGAGCCTATATGGATTATTACAAGGCCGATCCGGCAGACCTGATCGTATTGTACGATGATATGGATACCGAGCTGGGCAAGGTCCGTCTGCGGTATCAAGGAAGCTCCGGCGGCCACAACGGCATCAAGTCGCTCATCCAGCACTTGGGCACCCAGTCGTTCAACCGGGTGCGTATGGGCATCTCCCGTCCGCAGCCAGGGCGCGAGATCGTGGATTACGTCCTGTCGCCCTTCGCCAAGGCCGAGCGCGACAAGCTGGAGGAGGCCATTGACAAAACCTGCGATGCGGTCGAATTTGCGCTGACGCATTCTTTTGATCAGACGATGGCCAAATTTAACGGGTAA
- a CDS encoding anti-sigma-F factor Fin translates to MSVNYVCKHCHTLIGRVEGSEIDETRLGFHTLTEAERHEYIKVHTNGDVTVRMTCDFCTEAIQMHPELSLLSSPLQ, encoded by the coding sequence ATGTCTGTGAATTATGTCTGCAAACATTGTCATACGTTAATCGGGCGCGTCGAAGGGAGCGAGATCGACGAGACGAGACTCGGCTTTCATACTCTGACTGAGGCGGAGCGCCATGAATATATTAAGGTTCATACCAATGGAGACGTAACGGTGCGAATGACTTGCGATTTTTGTACAGAAGCGATCCAGATGCACCCCGAATTGTCCTTGCTGTCATCGCCTTTGCAATGA